One region of Chitinophaga varians genomic DNA includes:
- a CDS encoding gliding motility-associated C-terminal domain-containing protein, producing MSVRFICCITLLIWVICQPLTSTAQKEGNIWYFGDYAGLDFNTLPPKLLLDGKLKTREGVATVSDANGKLLFYTEGTKVWDASHNVMPNGYGLQGNYTASQSAIAVPFPGHPGQYYVFTSAEGSGMRSSLVNMSLNNGLGDIVAASKNISLIPNNLSTEKVMATKHCNNTDFWVISHSKGNNSFYVWPLTATGIGTPTIYNVGLPIADDGGWETIGCLKVSPDGQWLTHVKGNTSTSTTSTTEIFRFNNQTGAITGPVAALDNLNQGYGMEYAPGGKLIYVTATNGRDLFQFDLTATNINASRVLISHSPTINYGSLQLAPDGQIYVAGEAGYDIAANAISIIHNPDVPGLACNFQESALSVRPSGAKLGLPTLMSNYVYDANSFTVKDTCLNAVTQFTPNSTANITTINWDFGDGQTSTATQPTHTYALAGSYTVTLKTTGPCHNNTVSRVVHIVKPDLHSEAISLCNNNAYTLPDGRIIKTAGIYTSNLKNKAGCDSIITTTVTINQPYAVDVDTSVCQNTVFKLPDGRLVSISGDYTSKFSTVYGCDSLIHTHLTVLPALQTAETQILCNGKSYTLPDGRVVNTAGIYTSLLRAVGGCDSIITTTILTNQIYNTNVDTGMCKNASIILPDGRTVTLPGDYTSTLLSQHGCDSIIHTHVVYYPDYQISKEAGICKGDSYLLPDGRSTKVAGVYTSHLQTTRRCDSIITTTLTVWDTYAVTEDKIHCPGTPYRLPDNKTVTQAGTYTSQLRSVHGCDSIITTVLTDAPVYRFYDTQEICKGASVRLQDGTMVTQAGDYTVRYTTWLGCDSLFHTKVKVMYPPMINLGADTCLFDNKPIVFSPGAGFDSYLWQDGSTRPTFTAHQPGRYEVTVKNKCGSGTSRVTVTECSPELFLPNAFSPNGDGKNDIFRIVNYHGQQLVEFSIYNRWGECIFLTTDPKRGWDGTFHGQLQPVGAYVYHVRYRNMLGQEKLLKGTVTLLL from the coding sequence ATGTCTGTTCGTTTCATCTGTTGTATCACCCTGCTCATATGGGTGATCTGTCAACCACTCACCAGCACCGCCCAGAAAGAGGGCAACATCTGGTATTTTGGCGATTATGCCGGTCTTGATTTTAATACGCTTCCTCCCAAACTGTTGCTGGATGGTAAGCTGAAGACCCGCGAGGGTGTGGCCACCGTGTCCGACGCCAACGGTAAACTGCTGTTCTATACAGAAGGCACAAAGGTCTGGGATGCCTCCCATAATGTAATGCCTAACGGCTATGGCCTTCAGGGCAATTACACCGCCAGCCAGTCGGCCATTGCAGTTCCTTTCCCCGGCCATCCCGGACAATACTATGTCTTCACGTCTGCTGAAGGTAGCGGCATGCGCAGCTCGCTGGTAAATATGTCGTTGAACAATGGCCTGGGGGATATTGTGGCCGCTTCCAAAAACATCTCCCTGATCCCCAACAACCTGAGCACGGAAAAGGTCATGGCCACCAAACACTGTAACAATACCGACTTTTGGGTCATCTCCCATTCCAAAGGCAATAACAGCTTCTACGTATGGCCACTCACGGCAACAGGCATAGGCACCCCCACGATATACAACGTCGGACTGCCTATCGCCGACGACGGCGGCTGGGAAACCATTGGCTGCCTGAAAGTATCCCCGGACGGGCAATGGCTCACCCACGTAAAAGGTAATACCAGTACCTCCACCACCTCTACCACGGAAATTTTCAGGTTCAACAACCAGACCGGCGCCATCACCGGCCCCGTAGCGGCACTGGACAATCTCAATCAGGGCTACGGCATGGAATACGCCCCCGGTGGCAAACTCATCTACGTCACCGCCACCAATGGCCGGGACCTCTTCCAGTTCGATCTTACCGCTACCAACATCAACGCGTCCCGTGTACTGATCAGCCACTCTCCCACCATCAACTACGGATCGCTGCAACTGGCGCCTGACGGACAGATATATGTGGCCGGAGAAGCAGGTTATGATATAGCCGCCAATGCTATCAGTATCATTCATAATCCCGACGTGCCCGGACTAGCCTGCAATTTCCAGGAAAGCGCCCTGAGCGTGCGCCCCTCCGGCGCCAAACTGGGCCTGCCCACCCTGATGAGCAACTATGTGTATGACGCCAACAGCTTTACCGTGAAAGACACCTGCCTGAACGCCGTCACACAGTTCACGCCCAACAGCACTGCCAATATCACGACCATCAACTGGGATTTCGGCGATGGCCAGACTTCCACCGCCACACAACCCACGCATACCTACGCCCTGGCAGGCAGTTATACCGTTACCCTGAAAACAACAGGCCCGTGTCATAACAATACCGTCAGCCGTGTGGTCCATATTGTAAAGCCCGATCTTCACAGCGAAGCAATCAGCCTGTGTAACAATAACGCCTACACGCTACCCGACGGACGCATCATTAAAACCGCCGGCATATACACCAGCAACCTGAAAAACAAAGCGGGCTGCGATAGTATCATCACCACCACCGTTACCATCAATCAGCCGTACGCTGTTGATGTTGACACCAGCGTCTGTCAAAATACTGTTTTTAAACTGCCCGATGGCCGACTGGTTAGCATTAGTGGTGACTATACCAGTAAATTTAGTACCGTATACGGCTGCGATAGCCTTATCCATACGCATCTCACGGTCTTACCAGCCCTTCAGACTGCTGAAACACAAATATTGTGTAATGGCAAGTCCTATACGCTTCCCGACGGGCGCGTCGTAAATACCGCCGGCATATACACATCCTTGCTTCGCGCTGTTGGCGGTTGCGACAGTATTATCACCACGACCATCCTGACCAATCAGATTTATAATACCAATGTGGATACCGGCATGTGTAAAAACGCGTCGATCATCCTCCCTGACGGAAGAACAGTGACACTTCCCGGAGACTACACCTCCACGCTGTTATCGCAACATGGCTGCGATAGCATCATCCATACCCATGTTGTTTATTATCCCGACTATCAGATCAGTAAAGAAGCCGGTATTTGCAAGGGAGACAGTTATCTGTTGCCGGACGGCCGCAGTACAAAAGTAGCGGGCGTATATACCTCCCACTTGCAGACCACCCGGCGTTGCGACAGTATTATCACGACCACCCTTACTGTATGGGACACCTATGCCGTAACGGAAGATAAAATACACTGCCCTGGTACGCCGTATCGTCTGCCCGATAACAAGACGGTCACCCAGGCCGGAACATATACCTCGCAGCTGCGGTCTGTTCATGGCTGCGACAGCATTATTACCACCGTCCTCACCGATGCGCCCGTTTACCGGTTTTATGATACACAGGAAATTTGCAAGGGCGCTTCCGTTCGTTTGCAGGATGGCACCATGGTCACACAAGCCGGCGACTACACCGTTCGCTATACTACCTGGCTGGGCTGCGACAGCCTCTTTCATACAAAAGTGAAGGTGATGTATCCACCGATGATCAACCTGGGGGCAGACACCTGCCTGTTTGATAATAAGCCTATTGTCTTTTCGCCCGGAGCGGGATTTGACAGCTACCTGTGGCAGGATGGCTCTACACGCCCTACTTTCACGGCACATCAGCCGGGCCGTTATGAAGTGACCGTTAAAAACAAATGCGGTTCCGGAACGTCCCGGGTCACGGTAACAGAATGTTCCCCGGAACTATTCCTGCCGAATGCGTTCTCACCTAATGGAGACGGGAAAAATGATATTTTCAGAATTGTTAATTATCACGGTCAGCAGCTGGTAGAATTCAGCATTTATAACCGCTGGGGAGAATGTATATTTTTAACAACAGATCCTAAAAGAGGCTGGGATGGCACGTTCCACGGGCAATTGCAGCCGGTGGGCGCTTATGTGTACCATGTCCGTTATCGTAACATGCTGGGCCAGGAAAAACTGCTGAAGGGCACGGTGACCCTCTTATTGTAG
- a CDS encoding magnesium transporter CorA family protein yields the protein MIQYFKNIDSKTVAIQAPENDAWVNITPPLKQAEFEQLSEALDIPLDFLTDSLDIDEKSRYELEDNVKLIVIKTPTENNSINESDAYYITIPIVIILTHNQILTVNSFDNAAIKRFLDTFHNRSPEKRNMMVLKIFEKVVVNFLDYLKEINQRRNMLEAKLYDSNRNEELLAIMRIQKSLVYFVTALRSNELLLMKLERTNFLGLNEDEKEFLHDLIVDTSQALEMANIYTNILSSTMDAFASIISNNLNVVMKRLTSITIILTFPMLVASIYGMNVELPYQHSIHAFYIPIILSVVISVIISMYFMKKKWF from the coding sequence ATGATCCAATACTTCAAAAACATAGATTCCAAGACAGTGGCTATCCAGGCGCCTGAAAACGACGCCTGGGTAAACATCACCCCTCCGCTGAAACAGGCTGAATTTGAACAGCTCTCCGAAGCACTGGACATACCGCTGGACTTCCTGACCGACTCGCTCGATATCGATGAAAAATCACGCTATGAGCTGGAAGACAATGTAAAACTCATCGTTATCAAAACACCGACGGAGAACAACTCCATCAATGAAAGCGATGCCTATTACATCACCATCCCCATCGTGATCATCCTCACACATAATCAGATCCTGACGGTCAACTCCTTCGATAACGCAGCCATCAAACGGTTCCTGGACACCTTCCACAACCGCTCTCCTGAAAAAAGAAACATGATGGTGCTCAAAATCTTTGAGAAAGTCGTGGTCAACTTCCTCGATTACCTCAAAGAAATCAACCAACGCAGAAACATGCTGGAAGCAAAACTCTACGATTCCAACCGGAACGAAGAACTGCTCGCCATCATGCGTATACAAAAAAGCCTCGTTTACTTCGTCACCGCCCTGCGCAGCAATGAACTGCTGCTGATGAAACTGGAAAGGACCAATTTCCTCGGCCTCAATGAAGATGAAAAGGAATTCCTCCATGACCTGATCGTAGATACTTCCCAGGCCCTCGAAATGGCCAATATCTACACCAATATCCTCAGCAGCACCATGGACGCCTTCGCCAGCATCATCTCCAACAACCTGAACGTGGTCATGAAAAGATTGACCTCCATCACGATCATCCTTACTTTTCCCATGCTGGTGGCCAGCATCTACGGTATGAACGTAGAACTTCCCTATCAGCACAGCATACACGCTTTCTATATACCGATCATCCTCTCCGTCGTGATCTCCGTGATCATCAGCATGTATTTCATGAAGAAGAAATGGTTTTAG
- the dapF gene encoding diaminopimelate epimerase has protein sequence MQQIHFYKYQGTGNDFVIMDNRQGQYDWLTNEQVNELCDRRFGIGADGLMLLNKSEDYDFAMKYYNSDGRESSMCGNGGRCLAAFAHKMGVGDGNLYFIAVDGEHEATMDGENWVNLKMQDVDFVEQGPLHYYLNTGSPHFVKYVDDVQAVDVFNEGRQIRYNERFAAEGTNVNFVQPFENGIFVRTYERGVEDETYSCGTGVTAAAITFAGKEEKEYVVPVQTLGGQLEVRFTRTGERTFSNIWLCGPATLVFEGQITIG, from the coding sequence ATGCAACAGATCCATTTCTATAAATACCAGGGTACCGGCAACGATTTCGTTATCATGGACAACCGGCAGGGACAGTATGACTGGCTCACCAACGAACAGGTGAACGAACTGTGCGACCGCCGTTTCGGCATCGGTGCCGACGGCCTGATGCTCCTGAACAAAAGTGAAGACTACGACTTCGCCATGAAATATTATAACTCCGACGGCCGCGAAAGTTCCATGTGCGGCAACGGAGGCCGCTGCCTCGCCGCTTTTGCCCATAAAATGGGCGTAGGTGACGGCAACCTGTACTTTATCGCGGTAGATGGCGAACACGAAGCCACCATGGACGGAGAGAACTGGGTCAACCTGAAAATGCAGGACGTAGACTTCGTGGAACAAGGCCCGCTGCATTATTATCTCAATACCGGCTCCCCACATTTTGTAAAATATGTGGACGATGTACAAGCGGTGGACGTATTTAACGAAGGCCGCCAGATACGCTATAATGAACGTTTTGCGGCAGAAGGCACCAATGTCAATTTCGTACAGCCGTTTGAAAACGGCATCTTCGTACGTACCTACGAAAGAGGCGTGGAAGATGAAACCTATTCCTGCGGCACCGGCGTCACAGCCGCCGCTATCACCTTCGCCGGCAAAGAAGAGAAAGAATATGTAGTCCCCGTTCAGACACTCGGCGGACAACTGGAAGTACGCTTTACCCGTACCGGCGAACGCACCTTCTCCAACATCTGGCTCTGTGGCCCCGCCACCTTGGTGTTTGAAGGACAGATAACCATTGGCTGA
- a CDS encoding nucleoside phosphorylase, translating to MENKRIAESELIINSRGAVYHLDVRPEELAHTIITVGDPDRVPAVTKHFDKIEHKSQHREFVTHTGYIGNKRLSVVSTGIGTDNIDIVLNELDALVNIDFQTRLVKDQLTSLQVIRLGTSGALQDSIPVDSFVVSSHGLGLDNLMAYYAFENTTEEKQLLEAFRGQVMLQPGGANPCLFTAGEDLRQRFTDGFHTGITVTCPGFYAPQGRMLRGQLSNPNLIDNLTGFSYEGHRITNFEMETSAIYGMGRVLGHQCLSVSAIVANRIRQEFSKDGGAAVEALIQKGLGIIATL from the coding sequence ATGGAGAATAAACGTATTGCTGAATCTGAGCTTATTATCAACAGCCGTGGAGCGGTATATCACCTGGACGTAAGACCGGAAGAACTGGCTCATACCATCATCACTGTGGGCGATCCGGACCGTGTTCCGGCAGTGACCAAACACTTCGATAAAATAGAACACAAATCGCAACACCGCGAATTTGTTACCCATACCGGTTATATCGGAAACAAAAGACTGTCTGTCGTATCCACCGGCATCGGTACCGATAACATCGATATCGTGCTCAATGAACTCGACGCCCTCGTGAATATCGACTTCCAGACACGCCTCGTGAAAGACCAGCTGACCTCCCTTCAGGTAATCCGCCTGGGCACTTCCGGCGCGCTGCAGGACAGCATTCCGGTAGACAGCTTTGTCGTTTCTTCCCATGGCCTTGGCCTCGATAACCTCATGGCCTACTACGCTTTTGAAAACACCACAGAAGAAAAACAACTGCTGGAAGCCTTCCGCGGCCAGGTAATGCTGCAGCCCGGTGGCGCCAATCCATGCCTCTTCACCGCCGGCGAAGACCTGCGTCAGCGCTTCACCGACGGATTTCATACAGGCATCACCGTTACCTGCCCCGGCTTCTACGCGCCACAAGGCCGTATGCTGAGAGGACAGCTGTCAAATCCGAACCTGATCGACAACCTCACCGGCTTCTCCTATGAAGGGCACCGCATCACCAACTTCGAGATGGAAACATCTGCCATATACGGCATGGGACGCGTACTCGGCCACCAATGCCTGTCTGTCAGCGCCATCGTGGCCAACCGCATCCGGCAGGAATTCTCGAAAGACGGCGGCGCAGCCGTGGAAGCATTGATACAGAAAGGCCTGGGGATTATTGCTACGTTATAA
- a CDS encoding GNAT family N-acetyltransferase, translating into MTEIIKVTAADTGSLEQVKLLFREYANWLNVDLSFQQFEDEMAHLPGVYSAPGGALLLAKVDGQVAGCVAIRPFDNTTAEMKRLFVRDVFKGHGVGKALAAEAIEESRNLGYKRILLDTLAHMRPAIELYTSLGFQPIAAYYDNPISSAVYLSLSLEKAS; encoded by the coding sequence ATGACAGAGATCATTAAAGTAACCGCAGCAGATACCGGAAGCCTGGAACAGGTAAAACTACTTTTCAGAGAATATGCCAACTGGTTAAATGTTGACCTTAGCTTTCAGCAGTTTGAAGATGAGATGGCCCACCTGCCCGGCGTATATTCCGCCCCCGGCGGCGCCCTGTTACTGGCCAAAGTAGATGGCCAGGTGGCAGGATGTGTGGCTATCCGTCCTTTTGACAACACTACCGCTGAAATGAAACGTCTTTTTGTAAGGGACGTTTTCAAGGGCCATGGCGTAGGCAAGGCATTGGCGGCTGAAGCCATTGAAGAGAGCCGTAACCTGGGCTATAAACGTATTCTGCTCGATACGCTGGCACATATGCGGCCGGCCATTGAATTATATACGTCGCTGGGATTCCAGCCTATAGCAGCGTATTACGACAACCCTATCAGCAGTGCGGTATACCTGTCACTGAGCCTGGAGAAAGCTTCCTGA
- a CDS encoding Gfo/Idh/MocA family protein, whose translation MKHTRRDFLRSASALAGGAGLLSMLPAGLQAVAPSDRVRIAAIGINGMGWSDLTAMLKHPAAQCVALCDVDRNVLDKRIGELSQQGIKAKAYSDYRKLLDDKSIDAVIIGTPDHWHCLQMTDACSAGKDVYVEKPLGNSIMECRAMVSAQQRHRRAVQVGQWQRSQQHFKDAVAFVHSGKLGQVRLVKAWAYMGWMKSIPVKPDSAPPAGVDYKAWLGPAKERPFNANRFHFNFRWYWDYAGGLMTDWGVHLLDYALLGMKAETPKSVMAAGGKFAYPDDAAETPDTLTTVYEFDGFNIQWEQAQGINGGPYGRDHGIAFIGNNGTLVLDRGGWEVIPEKDKMEAVARQKAVDNGLDLHTQNFIDVVRSRRLDDLRTPVQAGAHIATMAQMGNVAFRTGKKLYWDKHAGQFTDSDANQMLAAGYHNGYKLPSVG comes from the coding sequence ATGAAACACACACGAAGGGACTTCCTCCGTTCCGCGTCCGCCTTGGCAGGCGGCGCCGGCCTGCTGTCCATGCTGCCCGCCGGTTTACAGGCTGTTGCCCCCTCCGACCGCGTCCGTATTGCCGCCATCGGCATCAACGGGATGGGTTGGTCCGACCTTACCGCCATGCTCAAACATCCGGCCGCACAATGTGTAGCCCTCTGCGATGTAGACCGCAACGTATTGGACAAACGTATCGGTGAGCTTTCTCAACAAGGCATCAAAGCCAAAGCGTATAGTGATTACCGTAAGCTGCTCGATGACAAGTCCATCGATGCCGTGATCATCGGCACGCCGGACCACTGGCACTGCCTCCAGATGACGGACGCCTGCTCCGCCGGTAAAGACGTGTACGTAGAAAAGCCATTGGGCAATTCCATCATGGAATGCCGCGCCATGGTGTCCGCACAGCAGCGCCACCGCCGCGCCGTACAGGTAGGCCAGTGGCAACGCAGCCAGCAACATTTTAAAGACGCCGTGGCCTTTGTTCATTCCGGTAAACTGGGACAGGTACGCCTGGTAAAGGCTTGGGCGTATATGGGCTGGATGAAGTCCATCCCCGTTAAACCCGACAGCGCCCCACCTGCCGGCGTAGACTACAAAGCATGGCTGGGCCCCGCTAAAGAGCGCCCTTTTAACGCCAACCGTTTCCATTTCAATTTCCGCTGGTACTGGGACTATGCCGGTGGCCTGATGACCGACTGGGGCGTTCATTTGCTCGACTATGCCCTGCTGGGCATGAAAGCGGAAACACCCAAATCCGTGATGGCCGCCGGGGGCAAGTTTGCCTACCCCGATGACGCCGCAGAAACGCCCGACACCCTCACCACCGTGTATGAATTCGATGGCTTCAACATCCAGTGGGAACAGGCACAGGGCATCAATGGCGGTCCTTACGGGCGCGACCATGGTATCGCCTTTATCGGCAACAACGGCACGCTGGTGCTGGACCGCGGCGGATGGGAAGTAATTCCCGAAAAAGACAAAATGGAAGCCGTTGCCCGCCAGAAAGCGGTAGACAATGGCCTTGACCTGCATACGCAGAACTTCATCGACGTAGTCCGTTCACGCCGGCTGGACGATTTGCGCACGCCGGTACAGGCAGGCGCGCATATCGCTACCATGGCTCAAATGGGGAACGTAGCCTTCAGGACCGGGAAAAAATTGTATTGGGACAAACACGCAGGACAGTTTACCGACAGCGACGCCAATCAAATGCTGGCTGCCGGATATCATAATGGGTACAAACTGCCGTCTGTCGGCTAA
- a CDS encoding sigma 54-interacting transcriptional regulator, with protein MDTSIKTLGELKKSGYQPVSVKEEIRRNLITKLQKKETSFPGIIGYEDTVIPDTERALLSRHNILFLGLRGQAKTRMARQMTDLLDEYIPIVEGSEVNDDPFQPLSRYARDLIAEKGDKTPITWLSRDERYAEKLATPDVSVADLIGDIDPIKAANQKLSYADERAIHFGIIPRSNRGIFVINELPDLQARIQVALFNILQEGDIQIRGFKVRMPLDILFVFTANPEDYTNRGSIVTPLKDRIESQIITHYPKSVENSLLITEQEANIHTDQEARVAISDMVKRLIEQVAFEARNSEYVDKKSGVSARLTIAAFENAVSSGERRAIINKEKETHVRIADLMSIIPAITGKIELVYEGEQEGPLQVAHNLLDKSIRTLFATYFPNPDSFKKKKQAVPVENPYRSVIQWFDKGNSLQLMQDISDKQYETTLNKVEGLKDMVKARFPQANNREALLLMEFVLHGLASYSLISKKVGENDTRFSDLLGTMMNFSLSNDDEDDNSDEPEF; from the coding sequence ATGGATACGAGCATCAAGACGTTAGGTGAACTGAAAAAGAGTGGCTATCAACCCGTTTCAGTCAAAGAGGAAATCAGACGCAACCTGATCACAAAACTGCAGAAAAAAGAAACATCCTTCCCCGGCATCATTGGCTACGAAGATACTGTCATACCAGACACCGAAAGAGCCCTGCTCTCCCGGCACAATATCCTGTTCCTCGGTCTCCGCGGACAGGCTAAAACCCGCATGGCGCGGCAGATGACAGACCTCCTCGATGAATACATCCCCATCGTGGAAGGCTCTGAAGTCAATGATGACCCTTTCCAGCCACTGTCACGCTACGCGCGTGACCTCATCGCGGAAAAAGGCGATAAAACGCCCATCACCTGGCTCTCACGCGACGAACGCTATGCCGAAAAACTCGCTACGCCAGACGTGTCCGTGGCCGACCTCATCGGGGACATAGACCCGATCAAGGCCGCCAATCAAAAACTCAGCTATGCAGACGAACGTGCCATTCACTTTGGCATCATTCCCCGCTCCAACCGCGGCATCTTCGTCATCAACGAACTGCCCGACCTCCAGGCACGTATACAGGTGGCCCTGTTCAATATCCTCCAGGAAGGCGACATCCAGATCCGTGGCTTCAAAGTAAGGATGCCGCTGGATATCCTGTTTGTCTTCACCGCTAACCCGGAAGACTATACGAACCGCGGCTCTATCGTTACTCCGCTGAAAGACAGGATCGAAAGCCAGATCATCACCCACTACCCGAAAAGCGTCGAAAACTCCCTGCTCATCACAGAACAGGAAGCCAATATACATACCGACCAGGAAGCCCGTGTGGCCATCTCCGATATGGTGAAACGCCTCATAGAACAGGTGGCCTTCGAAGCGCGCAACAGTGAATATGTAGACAAAAAAAGCGGCGTCTCCGCCCGTCTCACTATTGCCGCCTTTGAAAATGCCGTCAGCTCCGGGGAAAGACGCGCCATCATCAACAAGGAAAAAGAAACACACGTCCGTATAGCCGACCTGATGTCCATTATTCCGGCCATCACCGGTAAAATAGAACTGGTGTACGAAGGCGAACAGGAAGGCCCGTTACAGGTTGCGCATAACCTGCTCGACAAGTCCATCCGCACGCTCTTCGCCACCTATTTCCCCAATCCTGATTCGTTCAAGAAAAAGAAACAGGCCGTGCCCGTGGAAAATCCTTACCGCAGTGTTATCCAGTGGTTCGACAAAGGCAATTCACTGCAACTGATGCAGGACATCAGCGACAAACAGTATGAAACCACGCTCAATAAAGTAGAAGGGCTGAAAGACATGGTGAAGGCCCGTTTCCCGCAGGCCAACAACCGCGAGGCCCTGCTGCTCATGGAATTCGTGCTGCACGGACTGGCATCGTACTCCCTGATCAGCAAAAAAGTAGGGGAAAACGATACCCGCTTCAGCGATCTGCTGGGCACCATGATGAACTTCAGCCTGAGCAACGACGACGAGGATGACAACAGCGACGAACCCGAATTTTAA
- a CDS encoding vWA domain-containing protein, which produces MRGIIFSRFKPDEDTRSPFQKLLDLFTQLLTYTSGDVTEALQWLTELDKEFGLTNDEYGIGDFIQELREKGYLKENEETGKIELTAKTEQTIRRNALEEIFGKLKKSTVGNHNIRKSGMGDELNAETRPFEFGDSIDQLDVTASIRNAQINHGIDSFSIHQDDLEIKETDYKTQTSTALMIDISHSMILYGEDRITPAKKVAMALSELITTRYPKDTLDIIVFGNDAWQVEIKDLPYLTVGPYHTNTVAGLELAMDLLRRRRNPNKQIFMITDGKPTCLKVGKEYYKNSFGLDRKILNRTLNLAAQCKKLKIPITTFMVATDPWLQKFVQEFTETNNGKAFFSGTDNLGQFLFYDFENGKRKLF; this is translated from the coding sequence ATGAGAGGAATAATTTTTTCCCGGTTCAAACCGGACGAAGATACCCGATCTCCCTTCCAGAAACTGCTGGACCTCTTCACCCAACTACTCACCTACACCAGCGGAGACGTTACAGAAGCCCTGCAGTGGCTCACGGAACTGGACAAGGAATTCGGGCTGACCAACGATGAGTATGGCATAGGTGACTTCATTCAGGAACTCCGCGAAAAAGGATACCTGAAAGAAAACGAGGAAACCGGCAAGATAGAACTGACTGCCAAAACGGAGCAAACTATCCGCAGAAACGCACTGGAAGAGATCTTCGGAAAACTCAAAAAATCCACTGTCGGCAATCACAATATCCGGAAATCGGGCATGGGCGATGAGCTCAACGCGGAAACAAGGCCCTTCGAATTCGGTGACAGCATCGATCAGCTCGATGTGACCGCCTCTATCCGCAATGCCCAGATCAATCACGGCATCGACAGTTTCTCCATTCATCAGGACGACCTGGAAATCAAGGAAACAGACTACAAAACCCAGACGTCCACCGCCCTGATGATCGATATCTCACACTCCATGATATTGTACGGAGAAGACAGGATCACCCCCGCCAAAAAAGTGGCCATGGCCCTCAGTGAACTCATCACTACCCGCTATCCGAAAGATACGCTGGACATTATCGTTTTTGGCAACGATGCCTGGCAGGTGGAGATCAAAGACCTTCCCTATCTGACAGTAGGCCCCTACCACACCAATACGGTGGCTGGCCTGGAACTGGCCATGGACCTGCTGCGACGGCGGCGTAATCCCAACAAACAGATCTTTATGATCACAGACGGGAAACCTACCTGCCTGAAAGTCGGGAAAGAATACTACAAAAACAGCTTCGGCCTGGACCGTAAAATCCTTAACAGGACGCTCAACCTGGCCGCACAGTGCAAAAAACTGAAAATACCCATTACTACCTTCATGGTAGCTACAGATCCATGGCTGCAGAAATTCGTGCAGGAGTTTACCGAAACCAACAACGGTAAAGCCTTTTTCTCCGGTACCGACAATCTGGGCCAGTTCCTGTTCTACGACTTTGAAAACGGGAAACGAAAATTATTCTAA
- a CDS encoding sugar phosphate isomerase/epimerase family protein has product MKKLRNAWLLAGGLAVAMFAQSAKGQARADALGWKLGAQAWTFNHFTLAEALDKMDSCGIQYVEAFPGQTIGGGIEGKLDYHMSPDKQEKVKELFKKKHKVLMAFGVVVPNSEAEWRMLFDFANRMGIQSITSEPQAEYLDLISSLCDRYNIKLAIHDHPKPSPYWNPEAVLKAIEGRSKLMGACADIGHWVRSGLDPVECLKKLNGHIVSLHFKDLNEKSEKGHDVIWGNGVCQIPKVLETLKAQKFKGLFSAEYEYNWDTNVPEVKESAAFWRTMVSNL; this is encoded by the coding sequence ATGAAAAAACTGAGAAATGCGTGGCTGCTGGCGGGAGGTTTAGCGGTGGCAATGTTTGCACAGTCTGCTAAGGGCCAGGCCAGGGCAGATGCATTGGGCTGGAAACTGGGTGCCCAGGCATGGACATTCAACCATTTTACGCTGGCGGAAGCGCTGGACAAAATGGACAGCTGTGGTATCCAGTATGTGGAAGCCTTTCCGGGCCAGACCATCGGCGGTGGCATTGAAGGCAAACTGGACTATCATATGTCTCCCGACAAACAGGAAAAGGTAAAAGAACTGTTTAAGAAGAAACACAAGGTACTGATGGCTTTTGGCGTGGTAGTGCCCAATTCCGAAGCAGAATGGCGTATGTTGTTCGACTTTGCCAACAGGATGGGCATCCAGAGCATCACCAGTGAGCCGCAGGCGGAGTACCTGGACCTGATTTCTTCGCTCTGTGACCGCTACAACATCAAACTGGCGATCCATGACCATCCGAAACCAAGCCCTTACTGGAACCCTGAAGCCGTGCTGAAAGCTATCGAAGGCAGAAGCAAATTGATGGGCGCCTGCGCTGACATCGGTCACTGGGTACGTTCCGGCCTCGATCCGGTAGAATGCCTGAAGAAACTGAACGGCCACATTGTAAGCCTGCATTTCAAGGACCTGAATGAAAAATCTGAAAAAGGACATGACGTGATCTGGGGCAACGGTGTTTGTCAGATACCAAAAGTACTGGAGACGCTGAAAGCACAGAAGTTCAAAGGCCTTTTCTCTGCAGAATATGAGTACAACTGGGACACTAACGTACCGGAAGTAAAAGAAAGCGCTGCTTTCTGGAGAACAATGGTAAGCAACCTGTAA